DNA from Acidobacteriota bacterium:
ATGATGCAGATCATCGGCCGGGTGTACGCCGACGCGGTAGGCGGGCGTTTCGACGGCACCCTGCCCGGCGTGGAGCGGGCGATCTCGAAGGAGTACGCGGCTGAGCGGTTCGCCGCTCTCGAGGGCAAGCCGGCCAGCCCCAGCGACCGGTACGAGGCATTGGGCGTGGTGCCGCCTCCTCCGCCGGGCTCGAACCACGTCACGGTGGTCGACGCCGCGGGCAACGTCGCCACCGTGCTGCACTCGGTCATGTCGATGCCGTTCAGGACCGGCATCTACGTCGACGGCGTCTACGCCTGCGCCTCAGGCGTCCACCTCGGCTCCGGTCCGGTCGAGCCGGGAGGGCGGGCGCACGCGCGCATCTGCCCGAACATCTTCACCAGGGACGGCAAGCCGGTGCTCGCCTCCGGATCACCGAGCGTGTCGCTGACCGAGAACATTGTCCAGAACTCGGTCAACCTGCTGGACTTCGGCCTCGACCTCGAGAGTTCGGTCCACAAGCCGCGGTTCGGCGGTTCATCGATGGGCGTGCCCGGTGCGCTGATCGTCGAAGCCGACCTGCCGGGCGATCCGGTGCGGCTGCTCGAGGAAGCCGGCCAGACGGTCGAGGTCGTGAATCCCTGGAACTGGCTGTGCGGTTCGTTCGAGGGCGTTCTGATCGAGGAGGATGGCGCCATCGCCTGCGGCGACCCGAGGCGGACGGCGCAGGCGGTCGCCGTTTGAGGGCTCTCCCCAGGGTCATCCCGGCGCTGGTCCTGGCCGCCGGGAGCGCCTTCGCTGGAGAAACGACGGTGGCGGTGGCGGCCAACGTCGCGGAGGTCGTCGAGACGCTCGCAGCCGACTTCGAGCAGCAGACCGGTCATCGGGTGACGGTTACCGTCGGCTCGACCGGCAAGCTCTACGCGCAGATCCTCCACGGTGCGCCTTTCGACTTGTTCCTGGCGGCGGACCAGGAGCGCCCGCGGCTGCTGGTGGAACAGGGGCTGGCTGTCGAGGACTCCCAGCGGACCTATGCGATCGGCCGGTTGGTGTTGTGGAGTTCCGATGCGGCGGAGCCGGTCGACGAAGGCGTGTTGAAGGGCGGCTCGTTCCGAAGGCTCGCGATCGCGAACCCGGACCTGGCGCCCTACGGCGCAGCGGCCCGGGAGACGCTCCGTGAGCTCGGCCTGTGGGAGAGCCTGCGGCCGAAGATCGTCCTCGGCGAGAACGTGGGGCAAGCCTTCGCCATGGCGGCTTCGGGAAACGCGAAACTGGGCTTCGTGTCGCTGGCCTCGGTGCTCAGTCCGCGCAACGGACATGAGGGAAGCTACTGGGAGGTTCCAGAGCATCTCCACACGCCGATCCGTCAGGACTCGGTTCTGCTCGACCGCGCCAGGGACAACCCGGCCGCCCGCGACTTCCACGAGTTCCTCAACACGCCGGTGGCGCTGGAGACCCTCGAGTCGTTCGGCTTCGTGCATAACGACCTGCCGCGCGTCCGGATGGCACGGGCGCTCGGGATCGAACGGCGCTGACCTGAGATGTCCCTGCCCGAACTCGGCCCGCTGTGGCTCAGCCTCCAGCTCGCGGCGGCGGCGACCGCTGTGCTCCTGGTTCTCGGAACGCCGCTTGCCTGGTGGCTGTCCGGTACCCGATCGCCCCTGAAGCCGGTGATCGAGGCGGTGACGGCGTTGCCGCTCGTTCTGCCGCCCACGGTGCTGGGCTTCTACCTGCTGCTGCTGATGAGCCCGCGGTCCTGGCTTGGCGGTCTCTGGGTGGAAGTCACGGACACGACCCTCACCTTCTCGTTCACAGGCCTCTTGATCGCCTCCGTCGTCTACTCGCTGCCGTTCATGGTGCAGCCGCTCCAGGCCGCCTTCGAGTCGCTGGGGCGGGGGCCGTTGGAGGCGGCGGCTGCGCTCCGCGCGTCGCCGCTTGATGCCTTCCTGACGGTAGCCGCGCCGCTTTCGCTGCGCGGGTTCCTGACCGCGGCGGTCCTGACCTTCGCGCACACGATCGGCGAGTTCGGTGTCGTCCTGATGGTGGGCGGGAACATCCCGGGCAAGACACGGGTCATCTCGATCGCCATTTACGAGCACGTGGAGACGCTGCGTTACGGGGAGGCGCACACGCTCGCGGCCGGCCTGCTGCTGTTCGCGTTTGTCGTGCTCGTCTTCGTCTACGTCTTCAACCGGAGGCTGCCGGTTCATGTCGCCTGAACCTCACGCAATGGGCATCACGGGGCCTGTCGGTAGCGGTTCCGCGGCTCCACCGGCGCTGGCAGCCCGGCTCGAAGTCGACGTTCAGGTCGCATTCGACGGCTTCGATCTCCAGGTCGAGCAGGCGATCCCGGCGGCAGGCGTGACGGCACTCTTCGGTCCTTCGGGGAGTGGCAAGACGACCCTCCTGAGGTCGCTGCTCGGGTTCGAGACGCGAAGCTCGGGCCGAATCGCTCTGAACGGCGACGTCTGGCTCGACAGCGAAGCCGGGGTCGCGGTGCCGCCGCACCATCGACCCGTCGGCTGCACCTTCCAGGACGGTCGCCTGTTTCCGCACCTCGATGTCGAGGGAAACCTCCGCTACGCGGATCGGAGGAGCACGCCGGCGCCCGGCGTCGCGGCGCCGATCACCTGCGACGACGTCGTCGACGCACTGGACCTCGGACCCCTGCTCGACCGGCGGCCCGGGACCCTGTCGGGCGGTGAGCGCCAGCGGGCCGCGCTGGGACGGGCGCTGCTCAGCCGGCCGCGACTGCTGCTCCTCGACGAGCCCCTGTCGGCGCTCGACCGCCGGCGCAAGGCCGAGATCATGCCGTACCTGCTGGCGCTGCATCCGCGTTTCGGCATCCCGACCCTCTACGTCAGCCACGCGGTCGACGAAGTGGCGCTGCTGGCGGATCGCGTCCTGGTGCTGGCCGAGGGTCGTGTACAGGCGTTCGGCGGTACGGTCGAGGTGCTGGAGCAGCTCGACCTGGCGCCGCTCACCGAGCGTTTCCAGGCCGCGGCAGTGCTGGAGGCGCGGGTCAGCGCACACGACGACGAGTACCGGTTGACCTGGCTCGACCTCGACGGCCAGCGGCTTAGCGTGCCGCGGATCGAGCACCTCGCGGTCGGTGAATCGGCGCGGTTGCTGGTGCGCTCCCGGGACGTCTCGCTTGCCACGGAACACCCGTCGCCGACCAGCATCCGCAACGTGCTGTCCGGGGTCCTCGTGTCGCTGCAGCAGGACGAGTCGACCGCGTTCGCGGAAGCGACGGTCGATCTCGGCTCGCACCGGCTGCGGGCACGGATCACTCGGGCGTCGTCGGCCGAGCTCGGTCTCGCGGTCGGATCGCCGGTGTTCGCGCTGCTCAAGAGCGTTAGCCTGGACACCCGGGCCGGACGGTAGAGGGAACCCGAGTGGCGCGTCTCGGGCGCATCGACGGAACAATCGGGGCACCCTTACGTTTCTACGGTAGGTAATCTCCCTCGCCTGAACGTTCAACGCGCGGAGCAAGCCGCTCCTGCCCCTGGAGACACATCGATGAAGTGGACGCACAAACACGCTCCCAAGGTGCTCGCCGGCCTTTTCGTCTGGCTGCTCTCGGCACTGCCCGTACTGGCCCAGGACCTGCCGGACGGCGTCACGAAGGTCGCCTCGGTGGAGGGGATCACGGAGTACCAACTGGAGAACGGGCTCCGGTTCCTGCTCTTCCCCGACCAGAGCAAGCAGCAGGTGACCGTCAACATCACCTACCTCGTCGGTTCCCGCCACGAGGGCTACGGCGAGACCGGGATGGCGCACCTGCTGGAGCACCTGGTCTTCAAGGGCACGCCGAACCACCCGGACATTCCCGCCGAACTGACGGAGCACGGCGCGTTTCCGAACGGAACGACCTGGTTCGACCGGACGAACTACTTCGAGACCTTCCCGGCGACCGACGAGAACCTCGAGTGGGCGCTCGACCTGGAGGCCGACCGGATGGTCAACTCTTTCATCTCGGCCGAGGACCTCGAGTCCGAGATGACCGTGGTGCGGAACGAGTGGGAGAGCGGCGAGAACCAGCCGATGGGCGTGCTGCGCAAGCGGGTCATGTCGGCCGCCTTCGACTGGCACAACTACGGCAACTCGACGATCGGCGCGCGGTCCGACGTGGAGAACGTGCCGATCGAGCGCCTGCAGGCCTTCTACCGGAAGTACTACCAGCCGGACAATGCGATCCTGGTCGTGGCCGGGCGGTTCGAGGTCGAGCGGGCTCTTGAACTCGTAGCGGAGAAGTTTGGTCCCATTCCGCGCCCCGACCGCACCGGCGCGAACACGCTTTTCAAGACGTACACGGCGGAGCCGGCGCAGGATGGCGAGCGCACGGTGACCCTTCGGCGGGTCGGCGACACGCAGCTCGCGATGGTCGTTTACCACGTGCCGCCGGGCGCCCATGAGCAGTACGCCGCCGTGGAGGTGCTCACTCACATCCTGGGCGTCGAGCCGGCGGGGCGCCTGTACAGGAACCTGGTCGAGCCGGGGCTTGCAGCCTCCGCCTTCGCCTCGAGCTTCCAACTGAACGAGCCGGGCGTACTGACGGCCGCGGTCGAGGTCCGGGAGCAGGACTCGCTGGAGGAGGCGGCCGAGGCGTTGTTCGCGACCCTCAGCGAGATCGCGGCCGAGCCGCCCACTGAAGAGGAGGTGGAGCGAGCCAAGACCGACTACCTGTCGCGGATCGAACTCTCGTTCAACAATCCGCAGGGGATCGCGCTTCAGCTCAGTGAGTGGGCCTCGATGGGCGACTGGAGGCTGTTCTTCCTCCACCGCGACCGGCTCGAGCAGGTGACGACGGAAGGCGTCCACGAAGTCGCGCAGACCTACCTGCGCGATTCGAACCGAACGGTCGGGTACTTCCATCCGACGGACACGACACCTGAACGGGCCGAGATCCCCAAGGCGCCCGACATCGCGGCGCTGGTCGCGGACTACACCGGACGCGAGGCGGTGGCGGAGGGCGAGGCCTTCGACCCGACGCCGGCGAACATCGACCGGCGCACGCGGCTCGTGACCCTGTCCAAGGGCATCAAGGTCGCGTTGCTGCCCAAGCAGACCCGGGGCGAGTCGGTGACCCTGCAGATCGCCTTCCGCCACGGCACCGAAGAGGCGCTGATGGGACGCGCGACCGCTGGCGATCTGGCCGGTTCGATGCTCATGCGCGGTACGAAGAACCGTTCGCGCCAGGACATCAGCGACGAACTGGACCGCCTCAAGGCCCAGGGAGGCCTCAGCGGCGGTGCCCTGATCGTGAGCGGCTCCTTTACCACGGTGCGAGAAAACCTCACCCCGGTCCTGCGGCTCGCCGCCGAGATTCTGCGCGAGCCGGCGTTCGATGCGAAGGAGTTCGACCTGCTGCGCGAGGAGCGCTTGGCGGGAATCGAATCCCAGCGCTCCGAGCCGATGGCTCTGGTACCGACGGCGATGGGCAGGCACTTCAGTCCGTGGCCGGCCGATCATCCCCACTACTCGCCGACCTTCGACGAGCAGATCGAGCGCCTGGAGGCGGCGACAGTCGAGGAGGCGCGGGAGTTCTGGGCCTCTTTCTACGGCGCCGAGGGCGGCACGATCGCGGTGGTCGGCGACTTCGACCCGGACGAAGTCGCGGGCTTGCTCGAGGAGTTGTTCGGCGACTGGCAGGCGCGCGAGCCGTACGAGCGCGTCGCCAATCCGCATCGCGCCGTCGAGACGGTGGCGGTCGACATCGAGACGCCGGACAAGACGAACGCGATGATGATGGCCGTTTCGAGCTTCTCGATGCGGAACGACGATCCGGACTATCCCGCGCTGGTCATGGCGAACTACATGCTGGGCGGCGGATTCCTCAGTTCGCGCCTGGCAACCCGGATCCGCCAGGAGGAGGGTCTGTCCTACGGCGTCGGCTCTCAGGTCGGGGTGCCGCCGATCGACGACAGTGCGTTGTTCCTGACCTTCGCGATCTTTGCGCCGGAGAACGCCGACAAGGTGGTCGACGCCTTCCGCGACGAGATCAGGAAGGCGCTCGAAGA
Protein-coding regions in this window:
- the modC gene encoding molybdenum ABC transporter ATP-binding protein, with translation MSPEPHAMGITGPVGSGSAAPPALAARLEVDVQVAFDGFDLQVEQAIPAAGVTALFGPSGSGKTTLLRSLLGFETRSSGRIALNGDVWLDSEAGVAVPPHHRPVGCTFQDGRLFPHLDVEGNLRYADRRSTPAPGVAAPITCDDVVDALDLGPLLDRRPGTLSGGERQRAALGRALLSRPRLLLLDEPLSALDRRRKAEIMPYLLALHPRFGIPTLYVSHAVDEVALLADRVLVLAEGRVQAFGGTVEVLEQLDLAPLTERFQAAAVLEARVSAHDDEYRLTWLDLDGQRLSVPRIEHLAVGESARLLVRSRDVSLATEHPSPTSIRNVLSGVLVSLQQDESTAFAEATVDLGSHRLRARITRASSAELGLAVGSPVFALLKSVSLDTRAGR
- the modB gene encoding molybdate ABC transporter permease subunit → MSLPELGPLWLSLQLAAAATAVLLVLGTPLAWWLSGTRSPLKPVIEAVTALPLVLPPTVLGFYLLLLMSPRSWLGGLWVEVTDTTLTFSFTGLLIASVVYSLPFMVQPLQAAFESLGRGPLEAAAALRASPLDAFLTVAAPLSLRGFLTAAVLTFAHTIGEFGVVLMVGGNIPGKTRVISIAIYEHVETLRYGEAHTLAAGLLLFAFVVLVFVYVFNRRLPVHVA
- the modA gene encoding molybdate ABC transporter substrate-binding protein; its protein translation is MRALPRVIPALVLAAGSAFAGETTVAVAANVAEVVETLAADFEQQTGHRVTVTVGSTGKLYAQILHGAPFDLFLAADQERPRLLVEQGLAVEDSQRTYAIGRLVLWSSDAAEPVDEGVLKGGSFRRLAIANPDLAPYGAAARETLRELGLWESLRPKIVLGENVGQAFAMAASGNAKLGFVSLASVLSPRNGHEGSYWEVPEHLHTPIRQDSVLLDRARDNPAARDFHEFLNTPVALETLESFGFVHNDLPRVRMARALGIERR
- a CDS encoding pitrilysin family protein, coding for MKWTHKHAPKVLAGLFVWLLSALPVLAQDLPDGVTKVASVEGITEYQLENGLRFLLFPDQSKQQVTVNITYLVGSRHEGYGETGMAHLLEHLVFKGTPNHPDIPAELTEHGAFPNGTTWFDRTNYFETFPATDENLEWALDLEADRMVNSFISAEDLESEMTVVRNEWESGENQPMGVLRKRVMSAAFDWHNYGNSTIGARSDVENVPIERLQAFYRKYYQPDNAILVVAGRFEVERALELVAEKFGPIPRPDRTGANTLFKTYTAEPAQDGERTVTLRRVGDTQLAMVVYHVPPGAHEQYAAVEVLTHILGVEPAGRLYRNLVEPGLAASAFASSFQLNEPGVLTAAVEVREQDSLEEAAEALFATLSEIAAEPPTEEEVERAKTDYLSRIELSFNNPQGIALQLSEWASMGDWRLFFLHRDRLEQVTTEGVHEVAQTYLRDSNRTVGYFHPTDTTPERAEIPKAPDIAALVADYTGREAVAEGEAFDPTPANIDRRTRLVTLSKGIKVALLPKQTRGESVTLQIAFRHGTEEALMGRATAGDLAGSMLMRGTKNRSRQDISDELDRLKAQGGLSGGALIVSGSFTTVRENLTPVLRLAAEILREPAFDAKEFDLLREERLAGIESQRSEPMALVPTAMGRHFSPWPADHPHYSPTFDEQIERLEAATVEEAREFWASFYGAEGGTIAVVGDFDPDEVAGLLEELFGDWQAREPYERVANPHRAVETVAVDIETPDKTNAMMMAVSSFSMRNDDPDYPALVMANYMLGGGFLSSRLATRIRQEEGLSYGVGSQVGVPPIDDSALFLTFAIFAPENADKVVDAFRDEIRKALEDGFTEEEFEPARRGYLDSQQNGRSQDRSLAGLLSNNLFTGRTMEFTAAQERAIEEMTLDEVNAALRKVISLDDISIFRGGDFANKLSQ